In Puntigrus tetrazona isolate hp1 chromosome 24, ASM1883169v1, whole genome shotgun sequence, a genomic segment contains:
- the LOC122330180 gene encoding CDK5 and ABL1 enzyme substrate 1-like produces FYRGVLSLKREIRKLAQEDCGYEEPTIAMAYIYFEKLALHGKLDKQNRKLCAGACILLAAKISNDLKRPEVKHLIDRLEERLRLSRRDLLSLEFPVLVALEFKLHLPEREILPHYRRLCQTP; encoded by the exons TTTTACCGTGGCGTTCTCAGCCTGAAAAGAGAGATCCGTAAATTAGCCCAGGAGGATTGTGGGTATGAAGAACCGACCATTGCGATGGCTTACATCTATTTTGAAAAGCTCGCCCTGCACGGTAAACTAGACAAGCAGAATCGTAAACTTTGCGCCGGAGCCTGTATCCTGCTCGCTGCCAAGATAAGCAATGACCTCAAGAGGCCGGAGGTCAAACACCTCATAGAT AGACTGGAGGAGCGTCTGCGGCTGAGTCGCAGGGATCTTCTATCGCTGGAGTTTCCTGTGCTGGTGGCTCTCGAGTTTAAACTGCATCTGCCTGAGCGCGAGATCTTACCACACTACAGACGCCTCTGTCAGACCCCCTGA
- the LOC122330179 gene encoding CDK5 and ABL1 enzyme substrate 1-like: MERRQRQAALSFLNNISVDGKAAETTGAQSRAEDGPAFSLLTSAQPSTSAGEQQPGKEEECGASLLSVMRPRSSRRVHFIKNMRQHDTRNGRIVLISARRALYGMFSVLPYRDFSQIHDQRIDCVHQKIFSGASGEAVIGFYAAEPGDKGKTVSYTNLLSHTNALSGSSGADIFSQHSGSQCVLSSACDVLAQTGVKRGFKGKNIDDYDPNLLDDPQWPCGKHKRVLVFPSYMTTVIEYVKPSDLKKDMNETFSEKFPHVQLTLSKIRR; the protein is encoded by the exons ATGGAGCGCAGACAGAGGCAGGCGGCTCTCTCTTTCCTCAACAACATCTCGGTCGATGGAAAAGCAGCGGAGACGACCGGGGCTCAGAGTCGAGCTGAGGATGGCCCCGCATTCTCGCTTTTAACATCTGCTCAACCATCAACATCTGCAGGAGAACAGCAGCCCGGTAAAGAGGAGGAGTGTGGAG CAAGCCTTTTAAGTGTCATGAGACCAAGGAGCAGCAGACGAGttcatttcatcaaaaacatgaGACAACACGATACTCGCAATGGAAG GATAGTTTTGATCAGCGCCAGAAGAGCTCTGTACGGGATGTTTTCTGTCCTGCCCTATCGAGACTTCAGCCAGATCCA CGATCAAAGGATAGACTGCGTCCATCAGAAGATCTTCAGCGGAGCGTCTGGAGAAGCTGTGATTGGTTTCTATGCTGCCGAACCTGGAGACAAGGGCAAG ACGGTGTCGTACACAAACCTTCTCTCTCACACGAATGCTTTGAGCGGCAGCAGTGGTGCCGACATCTTCTCACAGCATTCTGGGTCAcagtgtgttttgagttcagcGTGTGACGTCCTCGCTCAGACCGGAGTAAAGAGAG GATTCAAAGGGAAAAACATCGATGACTATGACCCAAATCTTCTGGATGATCCACAGTGGCCATGTGGGAAACACAAACGAGTGCTGGTCTTTCCGTCTTATATG ACGACGGTCATTGAATACGTGAAGCCGTCCGACCTGAAGAAAGACATGAACGAAACATTCAGCGAAAAGTTTCCACACGTTCAACTGACCCTCAGCAAAATCAGAAGGTAA